In Scleropages formosus chromosome 18, fSclFor1.1, whole genome shotgun sequence, one DNA window encodes the following:
- the LOC108922131 gene encoding zinc finger protein 384-like isoform X4 — translation MMEDSHFNSSYFWSPVPTVQGQSWQIENAMFLNKMKEQLGPEKNPSFPHSSSHYPTAVLTVPGPVAMDAGGRAPKQEGGGGTSLAVGSHLHPPHTTQNITVVPVPSTGIMAAAGLVITTPQGTLVSPPSSSQSFVSAHPTTTMIVSTLHAPNSDKKEEVSISPAVVMPTPSKRGRKKKSVLPRAGPAAGGHPLSTGSDALILAHLAAGGQHHTADPYDLSNDEEDHGNKDGSKSYRCRMCAVTFFSKSDMQIHAKSHTEAKPHKCPHCSKSFANSSYLAQHIRIHTGVKPYTCSYCQKSFRQLSHLQQHNRIHTGDRPYKCVHPGCEKAFTQLSNLQSHRRQHNKDKPFKCHNCNRGYTDSASLEVHLSTHTVKHAKLFSCGLCNRTYTSETYLMKHMRKHNPDPLTAATVVAAQQSQQNQSQAGTAGGQSRGERESGSATGGGGGASSGQSQNPSSYPQTEGVPCPFDLHQYKTVSAGDIQYKPVSVTDLTAHKDLCLTVSTSAIQVEHLNS, via the exons ATGATGGAAGATTCCCATTTTAACTCATCATACTTTTGGTCTCCAGTTCCTACAGTACAAGGACAG TCATGGCAGATTGAGAACGCCATGTTTCTGAACAAGATGAAGGAGCAGCTGGGTCCTGAGAAGAACCCATCCTTCCCTCACTCTTCTTCTCACTACCCCACTGCTGTGCTCACTGTACCGGGCCCAGTTGCCATGGATGCAGGAGGCCGGGCACCTAAGCAAGAAGGGGGTGGAGGAACCTCACTGGCCGTGGGAAGCCACCTTCACCCTCCGCATACCACCCAGAACATCACTGTGGTGCCAGTGCCCTCCACTGGTATCATGGCAGCAG CCGGTCTAGTTATCACCACTCCCCAGGGCACCCTGgtctctcctccctcctcatCGCAGTCTTTTGTCTCTGCACACCCAACCACCACCATGATAGTATCAACTCTACATGCCCCAAACTCAG ATAAAAAAGAGGAGGTCAGCATTTCCCCAGCGGTTGTCATGCCGACACCATCAAAACGGGGCAGGAAGAAGAAGTCCGTGCTCCCACGGGCAGGCCCTGCCGCCGGTGGTCATCCCCTTTCCACAGGAAGTGACGCACTAATCCTGGCTCACCTTGCTGCAGGAGGGCAG CACCATACCGCTGACCCCTATGACCTTTCAAATGATGAGGAGGACCATGGCAACAAAGATGGGAGCAAGTCTTACCG GTGCCGGATGTGTGCGGTGACCTTCTTCAGTAAGTCTGACATGCAGATCCACGCCAAGTCGCACACAGAGGCCAAACCGCACAAGTGCCCCCACTGCTCCAAGTCGTTCGCCAACTCCAGCTACCTGGCGCAGCAC ATCCGCATCCATACTGGAGTCAAGCCCTATACCTGCTCCTACTGCCAGAAATCATTCAGACAGCTGAGTCACCTACAGCAACACAACAG GATCCACACTGGAGACCGGCCTTACAAATGTGTCCATCCAGGCTGCGAGAAAGCGTTCACCCAGCTCTCAAATCTGCAG tCTCACCGGAGGCAGCATAACAAAGACAAGCCGTTCAAGTGTCACAACTGCAACCGAGGTTACACAGATTCAGCCAGCTTGGAGGTTCACCTGTCTACCCACACGGTCAAGCATGCCAAGCTGTTCTCCTGTGGTCTGTGCAACCGCACTTATACTTCG GAGACGTATCTTATGAAACACATGAGGAAGCACAATCCCGACCCTCTTACTGCCGCCACAGTTGTTGCTGCTCAACAGTCGCAACAGAACCAGAGCCAGGCGGGTACAGCAGGGGGCCAGAGccgaggagaaagagaaagtggATCCGCAAcgggtggaggtggaggggcaAGTAGTGGGCAGAGTCAGAACCCTAGCAGCTACCCACAGACGGAAGGAGTGCCCTGCCCTTTTGACCTGCATCAGTACAAGACCGTGTCAGCTGGGGATATCCAGTATAAGCCAGTCAGCGTTACAGACCTGACAGCACATAAGGACCTCTGCCTCACCGTGTCCACATCTGCGATTCAAGTGGAACATCTCAACTCATAG
- the LOC108922131 gene encoding zinc finger protein 384-like isoform X2, with protein sequence MMEDSHFNSSYFWSPVPTVQGQIENAMFLNKMKEQLGPEKNPSFPHSSSHYPTAVLTVPGPVAMDAGGRAPKQEGGGGTSLAVGSHLHPPHTTQNITVVPVPSTGIMAAAGLVITTPQGTLVSPPSSSQSFVSAHPTTTMIVSTLHAPNSDKKEEVSISPAVVMPTPSKRGRKKKSVLPRAGPAAGGHPLSTGSDALILAHLAAGGQHHTADPYDLSNDEEDHGNKDGSKSYRCRMCAVTFFSKSDMQIHAKSHTEAKPHKCPHCSKSFANSSYLAQHIRIHSGAKPYTCSYCQKSFRQLSHLQQHTRNHTEAKPHKCPHCSKSFANSSYLAQHIRIHTGVKPYTCSYCQKSFRQLSHLQQHNRIHTGDRPYKCVHPGCEKAFTQLSNLQSHRRQHNKDKPFKCHNCNRGYTDSASLEVHLSTHTVKHAKLFSCGLCNRTYTSETYLMKHMRKHNPDPLTAATVVAAQQSQQNQSQAGTAGGQSRGERESGSATGGGGGASSGQSQNPSSYPQTEGVPCPFDLHQYKTVSAGDIQYKPVSVTDLTAHKDLCLTVSTSAIQVEHLNS encoded by the exons ATGATGGAAGATTCCCATTTTAACTCATCATACTTTTGGTCTCCAGTTCCTACAGTACAAGGACAG ATTGAGAACGCCATGTTTCTGAACAAGATGAAGGAGCAGCTGGGTCCTGAGAAGAACCCATCCTTCCCTCACTCTTCTTCTCACTACCCCACTGCTGTGCTCACTGTACCGGGCCCAGTTGCCATGGATGCAGGAGGCCGGGCACCTAAGCAAGAAGGGGGTGGAGGAACCTCACTGGCCGTGGGAAGCCACCTTCACCCTCCGCATACCACCCAGAACATCACTGTGGTGCCAGTGCCCTCCACTGGTATCATGGCAGCAG CCGGTCTAGTTATCACCACTCCCCAGGGCACCCTGgtctctcctccctcctcatCGCAGTCTTTTGTCTCTGCACACCCAACCACCACCATGATAGTATCAACTCTACATGCCCCAAACTCAG ATAAAAAAGAGGAGGTCAGCATTTCCCCAGCGGTTGTCATGCCGACACCATCAAAACGGGGCAGGAAGAAGAAGTCCGTGCTCCCACGGGCAGGCCCTGCCGCCGGTGGTCATCCCCTTTCCACAGGAAGTGACGCACTAATCCTGGCTCACCTTGCTGCAGGAGGGCAG CACCATACCGCTGACCCCTATGACCTTTCAAATGATGAGGAGGACCATGGCAACAAAGATGGGAGCAAGTCTTACCG GTGCCGGATGTGTGCGGTGACCTTCTTCAGTAAGTCTGACATGCAGATCCACGCCAAGTCGCACACAGAGGCCAAACCGCACAAGTGCCCCCACTGCTCCAAGTCGTTCGCCAACTCCAGCTACCTGGCGCAGCACATCCGCATCCACAGCGGGGCCAAGCCCTACACCTGCTCCTACTGCCAGAAATCATTCAGGCAACTCAGTCACTTACAGCAGCACACACG CAACCACACAGAGGCCAAACCGCACAAGTGCCCCCACTGCTCCAAGTCGTTCGCCAACTCCAGCTACCTGGCGCAGCACATCCGCATCCATACTGGAGTCAAGCCCTATACCTGCTCCTACTGCCAGAAATCATTCAGACAGCTGAGTCACCTACAGCAACACAACAG GATCCACACTGGAGACCGGCCTTACAAATGTGTCCATCCAGGCTGCGAGAAAGCGTTCACCCAGCTCTCAAATCTGCAG tCTCACCGGAGGCAGCATAACAAAGACAAGCCGTTCAAGTGTCACAACTGCAACCGAGGTTACACAGATTCAGCCAGCTTGGAGGTTCACCTGTCTACCCACACGGTCAAGCATGCCAAGCTGTTCTCCTGTGGTCTGTGCAACCGCACTTATACTTCG GAGACGTATCTTATGAAACACATGAGGAAGCACAATCCCGACCCTCTTACTGCCGCCACAGTTGTTGCTGCTCAACAGTCGCAACAGAACCAGAGCCAGGCGGGTACAGCAGGGGGCCAGAGccgaggagaaagagaaagtggATCCGCAAcgggtggaggtggaggggcaAGTAGTGGGCAGAGTCAGAACCCTAGCAGCTACCCACAGACGGAAGGAGTGCCCTGCCCTTTTGACCTGCATCAGTACAAGACCGTGTCAGCTGGGGATATCCAGTATAAGCCAGTCAGCGTTACAGACCTGACAGCACATAAGGACCTCTGCCTCACCGTGTCCACATCTGCGATTCAAGTGGAACATCTCAACTCATAG
- the LOC108922131 gene encoding zinc finger protein 384-like isoform X6, whose protein sequence is MMEDSHFNSSYFWSPVPTVQGQIENAMFLNKMKEQLGPEKNPSFPHSSSHYPTAVLTVPGPVAMDAGGRAPKQEGGGGTSLAVGSHLHPPHTTQNITVVPVPSTGIMAAAGLVITTPQGTLVSPPSSSQSFVSAHPTTTMIVSTLHAPNSDKKEEVSISPAVVMPTPSKRGRKKKSVLPRAGPAAGGHPLSTGSDALILAHLAAGGQHHTADPYDLSNDEEDHGNKDGSKSYRNHTEAKPHKCPHCSKSFANSSYLAQHIRIHTGVKPYTCSYCQKSFRQLSHLQQHNRIHTGDRPYKCVHPGCEKAFTQLSNLQSHRRQHNKDKPFKCHNCNRGYTDSASLEVHLSTHTVKHAKLFSCGLCNRTYTSETYLMKHMRKHNPDPLTAATVVAAQQSQQNQSQAGTAGGQSRGERESGSATGGGGGASSGQSQNPSSYPQTEGVPCPFDLHQYKTVSAGDIQYKPVSVTDLTAHKDLCLTVSTSAIQVEHLNS, encoded by the exons ATGATGGAAGATTCCCATTTTAACTCATCATACTTTTGGTCTCCAGTTCCTACAGTACAAGGACAG ATTGAGAACGCCATGTTTCTGAACAAGATGAAGGAGCAGCTGGGTCCTGAGAAGAACCCATCCTTCCCTCACTCTTCTTCTCACTACCCCACTGCTGTGCTCACTGTACCGGGCCCAGTTGCCATGGATGCAGGAGGCCGGGCACCTAAGCAAGAAGGGGGTGGAGGAACCTCACTGGCCGTGGGAAGCCACCTTCACCCTCCGCATACCACCCAGAACATCACTGTGGTGCCAGTGCCCTCCACTGGTATCATGGCAGCAG CCGGTCTAGTTATCACCACTCCCCAGGGCACCCTGgtctctcctccctcctcatCGCAGTCTTTTGTCTCTGCACACCCAACCACCACCATGATAGTATCAACTCTACATGCCCCAAACTCAG ATAAAAAAGAGGAGGTCAGCATTTCCCCAGCGGTTGTCATGCCGACACCATCAAAACGGGGCAGGAAGAAGAAGTCCGTGCTCCCACGGGCAGGCCCTGCCGCCGGTGGTCATCCCCTTTCCACAGGAAGTGACGCACTAATCCTGGCTCACCTTGCTGCAGGAGGGCAG CACCATACCGCTGACCCCTATGACCTTTCAAATGATGAGGAGGACCATGGCAACAAAGATGGGAGCAAGTCTTACCG CAACCACACAGAGGCCAAACCGCACAAGTGCCCCCACTGCTCCAAGTCGTTCGCCAACTCCAGCTACCTGGCGCAGCACATCCGCATCCATACTGGAGTCAAGCCCTATACCTGCTCCTACTGCCAGAAATCATTCAGACAGCTGAGTCACCTACAGCAACACAACAG GATCCACACTGGAGACCGGCCTTACAAATGTGTCCATCCAGGCTGCGAGAAAGCGTTCACCCAGCTCTCAAATCTGCAG tCTCACCGGAGGCAGCATAACAAAGACAAGCCGTTCAAGTGTCACAACTGCAACCGAGGTTACACAGATTCAGCCAGCTTGGAGGTTCACCTGTCTACCCACACGGTCAAGCATGCCAAGCTGTTCTCCTGTGGTCTGTGCAACCGCACTTATACTTCG GAGACGTATCTTATGAAACACATGAGGAAGCACAATCCCGACCCTCTTACTGCCGCCACAGTTGTTGCTGCTCAACAGTCGCAACAGAACCAGAGCCAGGCGGGTACAGCAGGGGGCCAGAGccgaggagaaagagaaagtggATCCGCAAcgggtggaggtggaggggcaAGTAGTGGGCAGAGTCAGAACCCTAGCAGCTACCCACAGACGGAAGGAGTGCCCTGCCCTTTTGACCTGCATCAGTACAAGACCGTGTCAGCTGGGGATATCCAGTATAAGCCAGTCAGCGTTACAGACCTGACAGCACATAAGGACCTCTGCCTCACCGTGTCCACATCTGCGATTCAAGTGGAACATCTCAACTCATAG
- the LOC108922131 gene encoding zinc finger protein 384-like isoform X1: MMEDSHFNSSYFWSPVPTVQGQSWQIENAMFLNKMKEQLGPEKNPSFPHSSSHYPTAVLTVPGPVAMDAGGRAPKQEGGGGTSLAVGSHLHPPHTTQNITVVPVPSTGIMAAAGLVITTPQGTLVSPPSSSQSFVSAHPTTTMIVSTLHAPNSDKKEEVSISPAVVMPTPSKRGRKKKSVLPRAGPAAGGHPLSTGSDALILAHLAAGGQHHTADPYDLSNDEEDHGNKDGSKSYRCRMCAVTFFSKSDMQIHAKSHTEAKPHKCPHCSKSFANSSYLAQHIRIHSGAKPYTCSYCQKSFRQLSHLQQHTRNHTEAKPHKCPHCSKSFANSSYLAQHIRIHTGVKPYTCSYCQKSFRQLSHLQQHNRIHTGDRPYKCVHPGCEKAFTQLSNLQSHRRQHNKDKPFKCHNCNRGYTDSASLEVHLSTHTVKHAKLFSCGLCNRTYTSETYLMKHMRKHNPDPLTAATVVAAQQSQQNQSQAGTAGGQSRGERESGSATGGGGGASSGQSQNPSSYPQTEGVPCPFDLHQYKTVSAGDIQYKPVSVTDLTAHKDLCLTVSTSAIQVEHLNS; the protein is encoded by the exons ATGATGGAAGATTCCCATTTTAACTCATCATACTTTTGGTCTCCAGTTCCTACAGTACAAGGACAG TCATGGCAGATTGAGAACGCCATGTTTCTGAACAAGATGAAGGAGCAGCTGGGTCCTGAGAAGAACCCATCCTTCCCTCACTCTTCTTCTCACTACCCCACTGCTGTGCTCACTGTACCGGGCCCAGTTGCCATGGATGCAGGAGGCCGGGCACCTAAGCAAGAAGGGGGTGGAGGAACCTCACTGGCCGTGGGAAGCCACCTTCACCCTCCGCATACCACCCAGAACATCACTGTGGTGCCAGTGCCCTCCACTGGTATCATGGCAGCAG CCGGTCTAGTTATCACCACTCCCCAGGGCACCCTGgtctctcctccctcctcatCGCAGTCTTTTGTCTCTGCACACCCAACCACCACCATGATAGTATCAACTCTACATGCCCCAAACTCAG ATAAAAAAGAGGAGGTCAGCATTTCCCCAGCGGTTGTCATGCCGACACCATCAAAACGGGGCAGGAAGAAGAAGTCCGTGCTCCCACGGGCAGGCCCTGCCGCCGGTGGTCATCCCCTTTCCACAGGAAGTGACGCACTAATCCTGGCTCACCTTGCTGCAGGAGGGCAG CACCATACCGCTGACCCCTATGACCTTTCAAATGATGAGGAGGACCATGGCAACAAAGATGGGAGCAAGTCTTACCG GTGCCGGATGTGTGCGGTGACCTTCTTCAGTAAGTCTGACATGCAGATCCACGCCAAGTCGCACACAGAGGCCAAACCGCACAAGTGCCCCCACTGCTCCAAGTCGTTCGCCAACTCCAGCTACCTGGCGCAGCACATCCGCATCCACAGCGGGGCCAAGCCCTACACCTGCTCCTACTGCCAGAAATCATTCAGGCAACTCAGTCACTTACAGCAGCACACACG CAACCACACAGAGGCCAAACCGCACAAGTGCCCCCACTGCTCCAAGTCGTTCGCCAACTCCAGCTACCTGGCGCAGCACATCCGCATCCATACTGGAGTCAAGCCCTATACCTGCTCCTACTGCCAGAAATCATTCAGACAGCTGAGTCACCTACAGCAACACAACAG GATCCACACTGGAGACCGGCCTTACAAATGTGTCCATCCAGGCTGCGAGAAAGCGTTCACCCAGCTCTCAAATCTGCAG tCTCACCGGAGGCAGCATAACAAAGACAAGCCGTTCAAGTGTCACAACTGCAACCGAGGTTACACAGATTCAGCCAGCTTGGAGGTTCACCTGTCTACCCACACGGTCAAGCATGCCAAGCTGTTCTCCTGTGGTCTGTGCAACCGCACTTATACTTCG GAGACGTATCTTATGAAACACATGAGGAAGCACAATCCCGACCCTCTTACTGCCGCCACAGTTGTTGCTGCTCAACAGTCGCAACAGAACCAGAGCCAGGCGGGTACAGCAGGGGGCCAGAGccgaggagaaagagaaagtggATCCGCAAcgggtggaggtggaggggcaAGTAGTGGGCAGAGTCAGAACCCTAGCAGCTACCCACAGACGGAAGGAGTGCCCTGCCCTTTTGACCTGCATCAGTACAAGACCGTGTCAGCTGGGGATATCCAGTATAAGCCAGTCAGCGTTACAGACCTGACAGCACATAAGGACCTCTGCCTCACCGTGTCCACATCTGCGATTCAAGTGGAACATCTCAACTCATAG
- the LOC108922131 gene encoding zinc finger protein 384-like isoform X5: MMEDSHFNSSYFWSPVPTVQGQSWQIENAMFLNKMKEQLGPEKNPSFPHSSSHYPTAVLTVPGPVAMDAGGRAPKQEGGGGTSLAVGSHLHPPHTTQNITVVPVPSTGIMAAAGLVITTPQGTLVSPPSSSQSFVSAHPTTTMIVSTLHAPNSDKKEEVSISPAVVMPTPSKRGRKKKSVLPRAGPAAGGHPLSTGSDALILAHLAAGGQHHTADPYDLSNDEEDHGNKDGSKSYRNHTEAKPHKCPHCSKSFANSSYLAQHIRIHTGVKPYTCSYCQKSFRQLSHLQQHNRIHTGDRPYKCVHPGCEKAFTQLSNLQSHRRQHNKDKPFKCHNCNRGYTDSASLEVHLSTHTVKHAKLFSCGLCNRTYTSETYLMKHMRKHNPDPLTAATVVAAQQSQQNQSQAGTAGGQSRGERESGSATGGGGGASSGQSQNPSSYPQTEGVPCPFDLHQYKTVSAGDIQYKPVSVTDLTAHKDLCLTVSTSAIQVEHLNS; encoded by the exons ATGATGGAAGATTCCCATTTTAACTCATCATACTTTTGGTCTCCAGTTCCTACAGTACAAGGACAG TCATGGCAGATTGAGAACGCCATGTTTCTGAACAAGATGAAGGAGCAGCTGGGTCCTGAGAAGAACCCATCCTTCCCTCACTCTTCTTCTCACTACCCCACTGCTGTGCTCACTGTACCGGGCCCAGTTGCCATGGATGCAGGAGGCCGGGCACCTAAGCAAGAAGGGGGTGGAGGAACCTCACTGGCCGTGGGAAGCCACCTTCACCCTCCGCATACCACCCAGAACATCACTGTGGTGCCAGTGCCCTCCACTGGTATCATGGCAGCAG CCGGTCTAGTTATCACCACTCCCCAGGGCACCCTGgtctctcctccctcctcatCGCAGTCTTTTGTCTCTGCACACCCAACCACCACCATGATAGTATCAACTCTACATGCCCCAAACTCAG ATAAAAAAGAGGAGGTCAGCATTTCCCCAGCGGTTGTCATGCCGACACCATCAAAACGGGGCAGGAAGAAGAAGTCCGTGCTCCCACGGGCAGGCCCTGCCGCCGGTGGTCATCCCCTTTCCACAGGAAGTGACGCACTAATCCTGGCTCACCTTGCTGCAGGAGGGCAG CACCATACCGCTGACCCCTATGACCTTTCAAATGATGAGGAGGACCATGGCAACAAAGATGGGAGCAAGTCTTACCG CAACCACACAGAGGCCAAACCGCACAAGTGCCCCCACTGCTCCAAGTCGTTCGCCAACTCCAGCTACCTGGCGCAGCACATCCGCATCCATACTGGAGTCAAGCCCTATACCTGCTCCTACTGCCAGAAATCATTCAGACAGCTGAGTCACCTACAGCAACACAACAG GATCCACACTGGAGACCGGCCTTACAAATGTGTCCATCCAGGCTGCGAGAAAGCGTTCACCCAGCTCTCAAATCTGCAG tCTCACCGGAGGCAGCATAACAAAGACAAGCCGTTCAAGTGTCACAACTGCAACCGAGGTTACACAGATTCAGCCAGCTTGGAGGTTCACCTGTCTACCCACACGGTCAAGCATGCCAAGCTGTTCTCCTGTGGTCTGTGCAACCGCACTTATACTTCG GAGACGTATCTTATGAAACACATGAGGAAGCACAATCCCGACCCTCTTACTGCCGCCACAGTTGTTGCTGCTCAACAGTCGCAACAGAACCAGAGCCAGGCGGGTACAGCAGGGGGCCAGAGccgaggagaaagagaaagtggATCCGCAAcgggtggaggtggaggggcaAGTAGTGGGCAGAGTCAGAACCCTAGCAGCTACCCACAGACGGAAGGAGTGCCCTGCCCTTTTGACCTGCATCAGTACAAGACCGTGTCAGCTGGGGATATCCAGTATAAGCCAGTCAGCGTTACAGACCTGACAGCACATAAGGACCTCTGCCTCACCGTGTCCACATCTGCGATTCAAGTGGAACATCTCAACTCATAG
- the LOC108922131 gene encoding zinc finger protein 384-like isoform X3, translated as MMEDSHFNSSYFWSPVPTVQGQSWQIENAMFLNKMKEQLGPEKNPSFPHSSSHYPTAVLTVPGPVAMDAGGRAPKQEGGGGTSLAVGSHLHPPHTTQNITVVPVPSTGIMAAAGLVITTPQGTLVSPPSSSQSFVSAHPTTTMIVSTLHAPNSDKKEEVSISPAVVMPTPSKRGRKKKSVLPRAGPAAGGHPLSTGSDALILAHLAAGGQHHTADPYDLSNDEEDHGNKDGSKSYRCRMCAVTFFSKSDMQIHAKSHTEAKPHKCPHCSKSFANSSYLAQHIRIHTGVKPYTCSYCQKSFRQLSHLQQHNRIHTGDRPYKCVHPGCEKAFTQLSNLQSHRRQHNKDKPFKCHNCNRGYTDSASLEVHLSTHTVKHAKLFSCGLCNRTYTSETYLMKHMRKHNPDPLTAATVVAAQQSQQNQSQAGTAGGQSRGERESGSATGGGGGASSGQSQNPSSYPQTEGVPCPFDLHQYKTVSAGDIQYKPVSVTDLTAHKDLCLTVSTSAIQVEHLNS; from the exons ATGATGGAAGATTCCCATTTTAACTCATCATACTTTTGGTCTCCAGTTCCTACAGTACAAGGACAG TCATGGCAGATTGAGAACGCCATGTTTCTGAACAAGATGAAGGAGCAGCTGGGTCCTGAGAAGAACCCATCCTTCCCTCACTCTTCTTCTCACTACCCCACTGCTGTGCTCACTGTACCGGGCCCAGTTGCCATGGATGCAGGAGGCCGGGCACCTAAGCAAGAAGGGGGTGGAGGAACCTCACTGGCCGTGGGAAGCCACCTTCACCCTCCGCATACCACCCAGAACATCACTGTGGTGCCAGTGCCCTCCACTGGTATCATGGCAGCAG CCGGTCTAGTTATCACCACTCCCCAGGGCACCCTGgtctctcctccctcctcatCGCAGTCTTTTGTCTCTGCACACCCAACCACCACCATGATAGTATCAACTCTACATGCCCCAAACTCAG ATAAAAAAGAGGAGGTCAGCATTTCCCCAGCGGTTGTCATGCCGACACCATCAAAACGGGGCAGGAAGAAGAAGTCCGTGCTCCCACGGGCAGGCCCTGCCGCCGGTGGTCATCCCCTTTCCACAGGAAGTGACGCACTAATCCTGGCTCACCTTGCTGCAGGAGGGCAG CACCATACCGCTGACCCCTATGACCTTTCAAATGATGAGGAGGACCATGGCAACAAAGATGGGAGCAAGTCTTACCG GTGCCGGATGTGTGCGGTGACCTTCTTCAGTAAGTCTGACATGCAGATCCACGCCAAGTCGCACACAGAG GCCAAACCGCACAAGTGCCCCCACTGCTCCAAGTCGTTCGCCAACTCCAGCTACCTGGCGCAGCACATCCGCATCCATACTGGAGTCAAGCCCTATACCTGCTCCTACTGCCAGAAATCATTCAGACAGCTGAGTCACCTACAGCAACACAACAG GATCCACACTGGAGACCGGCCTTACAAATGTGTCCATCCAGGCTGCGAGAAAGCGTTCACCCAGCTCTCAAATCTGCAG tCTCACCGGAGGCAGCATAACAAAGACAAGCCGTTCAAGTGTCACAACTGCAACCGAGGTTACACAGATTCAGCCAGCTTGGAGGTTCACCTGTCTACCCACACGGTCAAGCATGCCAAGCTGTTCTCCTGTGGTCTGTGCAACCGCACTTATACTTCG GAGACGTATCTTATGAAACACATGAGGAAGCACAATCCCGACCCTCTTACTGCCGCCACAGTTGTTGCTGCTCAACAGTCGCAACAGAACCAGAGCCAGGCGGGTACAGCAGGGGGCCAGAGccgaggagaaagagaaagtggATCCGCAAcgggtggaggtggaggggcaAGTAGTGGGCAGAGTCAGAACCCTAGCAGCTACCCACAGACGGAAGGAGTGCCCTGCCCTTTTGACCTGCATCAGTACAAGACCGTGTCAGCTGGGGATATCCAGTATAAGCCAGTCAGCGTTACAGACCTGACAGCACATAAGGACCTCTGCCTCACCGTGTCCACATCTGCGATTCAAGTGGAACATCTCAACTCATAG